From a single Phalacrocorax aristotelis chromosome 1, bGulAri2.1, whole genome shotgun sequence genomic region:
- the C1H2orf49 gene encoding ashwin, which produces MAAQGRGRAGSGGEETRGSGRPETELLLHPELLSEEFLLLTLEQKNILVENAVKMDKDGLTDLYIQHAIPLPQRDLPKSRWGKTMEKKRQQNESKSENKSVTTVEGLRKRPLIVFDGNSTSTSIKVRKTENGAADRLKPPPAGSTTNTVRRLSVPSNASTYISASSLSEDAKLGMRNNEAKQNNISKTNSSVLDSLKVYPLSPVAGTTVVKLKRAVPKEESDLPSDLKPTEAKKKIQHVTWP; this is translated from the exons ATGGCGGCGCAGGGAAGGGGCCGGGCAGGCAGCGGCGGCGAGGAGACGCGGGGTTCGGGGCGGCCGGAGacggagctgctgctgcacccgGAGCTGCTGTCGGAGGAGTTCCTGCTGctcacgctggagcag AAGAACATACTAGTTGAAAATGCTGTAAAGATGGACAAAGATGGTCTCACTGATCTCTATATTCAACATGCCATTCCCCTCCCTCAGCGTGACTTACCAAAAAGTAGATGGGGGAAAAcgatggaaaagaaaagacagcaaaatgaGTCAAAAAGTGAGAATAAAAG tgttacAACGGTGGAAGGTTTACGGAAGCGGCCATTAATTGTATTTGATGGCAATTCAACAAGCACAAGCATAAAGGTGAGGAAGACAGAGAACGGAGCTGCCGATCGCCTAAAACCTCCTCCAGCTGGAAGCACCACCAACACTGTTAGAAGATTATCAGTTCCTTCAAATGCCTCCACATACATTTCAGCCTCCAGTTTATCAGAGGACGCTAAGCTGGGAATGAGGAATAATGAGGCTAAGCAGAACAATATTTCAAAGACTAACAGCAGTGTGTTGGATAGTCTCAAGGTGTACCCTTTGTCTCCGGTAGCAGGAACTACTGTTGTGAAGTTAAAGAGGGCTGTTCCAAAAGAAGAATCTGATTTGCCG AGTGACCTAAAGCCTACggaagcaaagaagaaaatccagcaTGTTACATGGCCATGA